The Desulfocurvibacter africanus subsp. africanus DSM 2603 genome has a segment encoding these proteins:
- the nifB gene encoding nitrogenase cofactor biosynthesis protein NifB, with protein sequence MTMTPDISRHPCFNKSVSGQCGRIHLPVAPACNIQCRYCNRKYDCVNESRPGVTSGVLTPPQAAAYLDRVLEKEPRITVVGIAGPGDPFANAEATLATIRLIRERHPEMLFCVSTNGLGLPPYLDRVKDAGITHMTVTVNAVDPAVGKRFYSWVRDGERTLHGREAAELLLMRQLESIRGLKERGITVKVNTILTPGYNDGHIEELAKAMASMSVDMLNVMPLHPTADTPFEGIREPDKAFVEKLRKAAEQHLPQMRHCRRCRADAVGLLGNDRSGEFAGCLSECGRTEDSACGGLKALPVASAVSAARAHAFDRPHVAVASLEGLLVNKHLGESEKFQIWTRTDNGYEMIEERPAPDIGAGPKRWYALADSLSDCRAVLVARLGETPRAIMEEQGLLPVETEGFIEEALDAVYNSVDPRALQALRPKKRKTCAAGCSGGGEGCG encoded by the coding sequence ATGACCATGACGCCCGATATCTCGCGCCACCCGTGCTTCAATAAGAGCGTATCCGGCCAGTGCGGCCGCATCCACCTGCCCGTGGCGCCCGCGTGCAACATCCAGTGCCGCTACTGCAACCGCAAGTACGACTGCGTGAACGAATCGCGGCCGGGCGTGACCTCGGGCGTGCTCACGCCGCCGCAGGCCGCGGCCTACCTGGACCGCGTGCTGGAAAAGGAGCCGCGCATCACCGTGGTGGGCATCGCCGGTCCCGGTGACCCCTTCGCCAATGCCGAGGCGACATTGGCGACTATCCGGCTCATCCGCGAGCGCCATCCCGAGATGCTCTTCTGCGTGTCCACCAACGGCCTGGGCCTGCCGCCATACCTGGACCGGGTCAAGGACGCCGGCATCACGCACATGACCGTGACGGTCAACGCCGTGGACCCGGCCGTGGGCAAGCGCTTCTACTCCTGGGTGCGCGACGGCGAGCGCACGCTGCACGGCCGCGAGGCCGCCGAGCTGCTGCTCATGCGCCAGCTGGAATCCATCCGGGGCCTCAAGGAGCGCGGCATCACGGTCAAGGTCAACACCATCCTCACGCCCGGTTACAACGACGGGCATATCGAGGAGCTGGCCAAGGCCATGGCCAGCATGAGCGTGGACATGCTCAACGTCATGCCCCTGCATCCCACGGCCGATACGCCTTTCGAAGGCATCCGCGAGCCGGATAAGGCTTTTGTCGAAAAACTCCGCAAGGCCGCCGAGCAACACCTGCCGCAGATGCGCCACTGTCGCCGCTGCCGGGCCGACGCCGTGGGCCTGCTGGGCAACGACCGCTCGGGCGAGTTCGCCGGTTGCCTGTCCGAGTGCGGCCGCACCGAGGACAGCGCCTGCGGCGGCCTGAAAGCCTTGCCCGTGGCCTCGGCCGTATCCGCCGCGCGCGCACATGCTTTTGACCGTCCGCACGTGGCCGTGGCCTCGCTGGAAGGCCTGCTGGTCAACAAGCACCTGGGCGAGTCCGAGAAATTCCAGATCTGGACGCGCACGGACAACGGCTACGAGATGATCGAGGAGCGCCCTGCCCCGGACATCGGCGCGGGACCCAAGCGCTGGTACGCCCTGGCCGATTCCCTGAGCGACTGCCGCGCCGTACTCGTGGCTCGGCTGGGCGAAACCCCGCGCGCCATCATGGAAGAGCAGGGCCTGTTGCCCGTGGAAACCGAAGGCTTCATCGAGGAGGCCCTGGACGCCGTGTACAACTCGGTCGATCCACGCGCCCTGCAGGCCCTGCGGCCCAAGAAACGCAAGACCTGCGCCGCTGGCTGCTCCGGAGGCGGAGAGGGCTGCGGTTAA
- a CDS encoding nitrogenase component 1, protein MKDGKPYVSTTNACKLCKPLGAAVAFRGIEGCVPFLHGSQGCATYMRRYVISHFREPVDIASSALGEKHAVYGGGPNLKKGLLNVMQKYGAQVIGVATTCLTETIGDDVGQILREFRAEFGQELKLPELVHVSTPSYEGTHMEGFHAAVRAVVEQLTESDFGPKHGPVACLPGFVSAEDLRGLKALFADFGLPITLLPDYSESLDGTAAADYEKLPPGGTPVAAIKALGGSRACIEFSRCQKDSLLAGSVLRDTHAVPLQRMGLPMGLRASDEFVQTLEHISGRPAPEALVKERGRLVDAMVDAHKYISGLKAVVYGEEDLAVGLTALLAEVGIHPVLVATGGEPARFEEEVAAVTEGLVPMPLALKGVDFYDIVDQAKTLAPDIVVGNSKGYRVLARELNIPLVRVGFPIHDRFGAQRVRHIGYAGTQELFDRIVNAVLEKRQEESPVGFMYI, encoded by the coding sequence ATGAAGGACGGCAAGCCCTACGTCTCCACCACCAACGCCTGCAAGCTGTGCAAGCCCCTTGGCGCGGCAGTAGCCTTCCGGGGCATCGAGGGCTGCGTGCCCTTCCTGCACGGCTCCCAGGGCTGCGCCACGTACATGCGGCGCTACGTCATCAGCCATTTCCGCGAGCCCGTGGACATCGCGTCCTCGGCTCTCGGCGAGAAGCATGCGGTCTACGGCGGCGGCCCGAACCTCAAGAAGGGGTTGCTCAACGTCATGCAGAAGTACGGCGCGCAGGTCATCGGCGTGGCCACGACCTGCCTGACCGAAACCATCGGCGACGACGTAGGCCAGATCCTGCGCGAGTTCCGCGCCGAGTTCGGCCAGGAGCTGAAGCTGCCCGAGCTGGTGCACGTGTCCACGCCCTCCTACGAGGGCACGCACATGGAAGGCTTCCACGCCGCCGTGCGCGCGGTGGTCGAGCAGCTCACCGAGTCTGATTTCGGCCCCAAGCACGGTCCCGTGGCCTGCCTGCCCGGCTTCGTCTCGGCCGAGGACCTGCGCGGGCTCAAGGCCCTGTTCGCGGACTTCGGCCTGCCCATAACGCTTTTGCCCGACTACTCCGAGTCTCTCGATGGCACGGCCGCGGCCGATTACGAGAAGCTGCCCCCCGGCGGCACGCCCGTGGCTGCCATCAAGGCCTTGGGCGGCTCGCGCGCCTGTATCGAATTCTCGCGTTGCCAGAAGGATTCGCTCCTGGCCGGCAGCGTGCTGCGCGACACGCACGCCGTGCCGTTGCAGCGCATGGGCCTGCCCATGGGCCTGCGCGCCAGCGACGAGTTTGTGCAGACCCTGGAGCACATCTCCGGCCGCCCAGCGCCCGAGGCCCTGGTCAAGGAGCGCGGTCGCCTGGTGGACGCCATGGTCGATGCGCACAAGTACATCTCGGGCCTAAAGGCCGTGGTCTACGGCGAGGAGGACCTGGCCGTGGGCCTGACGGCCCTGTTGGCCGAGGTCGGCATCCATCCCGTGCTCGTGGCCACGGGCGGCGAGCCCGCGCGCTTCGAAGAAGAGGTCGCGGCCGTGACCGAAGGGCTCGTGCCCATGCCCTTGGCGCTCAAGGGCGTGGACTTCTACGATATCGTCGACCAGGCCAAAACACTCGCGCCTGATATCGTGGTCGGAAACTCCAAGGGCTACCGCGTGCTTGCCCGCGAGCTGAACATCCCGCTGGTGCGCGTGGGCTTCCCCATCCACGACCGCTTCGGCGCGCAGCGCGTACGCCACATCGGCTACGCCGGAACCCAGGAGCTGTTCGACCGCATCGTCAACGCCGTGTTGGAGAAGCGCCAGGAGGAATCTCCTGTGGGCTTCATGTATATCTAG
- the nifE gene encoding nitrogenase iron-molybdenum cofactor biosynthesis protein NifE, whose translation METIFEERQDQIQVTNAETAFEIACNKDSLAGAVSQRACVFCGSRVVLYPIADALHLVHGPIGCAAYTWDIRGALSSGPELHRLSFSTDLRERDVIFGGEKKLYASLVELLDRHQPKAAFVYSTCIVGLIGDDILAVCRKVTAEKGIPVIPVMSEGFKGNKRAGYLAACQAMARLVGTGDTTGISPMSVNILGDFNLAGEIWLVREYFKKMGIQVVANITGDGRVDDIRRCHGAGLNVVQCSGSTMDLAKIMQDKYGVPFMRVSYFGIEDMAQALYDIAKVFLPHDPDILRRTQELVRNELSGLMPRLKALRKDLEGKKAAIYVGGAFKAFSLVKAFRHLGMKTVMVGSQTGTQEDYKELAEITDEGTIIIDDANPLELSRIVKDKDVDILVGGVKERPIAYKLGVGFCDHNHERKLALEGFEGMYNFALEVHRTVTCPVWRFTPRRSGVPIGKAPASETFTATNEEA comes from the coding sequence ATGGAAACCATCTTCGAGGAACGCCAGGACCAGATACAGGTCACGAACGCCGAGACGGCCTTCGAGATCGCCTGCAACAAGGACAGCCTCGCCGGGGCGGTCAGCCAACGGGCCTGCGTGTTCTGCGGCTCGCGCGTGGTGCTCTACCCCATCGCCGACGCCCTGCACCTGGTTCACGGGCCAATCGGCTGCGCGGCCTACACCTGGGACATCCGCGGCGCGTTGTCTTCGGGGCCGGAGCTGCACCGCCTGTCCTTCAGCACCGACTTGCGCGAAAGGGACGTCATCTTCGGAGGCGAGAAGAAGCTGTACGCCTCACTGGTCGAACTCCTCGACCGCCACCAGCCCAAGGCCGCTTTCGTCTACTCGACCTGCATCGTGGGCCTTATTGGCGACGATATTCTGGCCGTGTGCCGCAAGGTCACAGCGGAGAAAGGCATCCCGGTCATCCCGGTCATGTCCGAAGGCTTCAAGGGCAACAAGCGCGCCGGCTACCTGGCCGCCTGCCAGGCCATGGCCAGGCTGGTGGGCACGGGCGACACCACGGGCATATCGCCCATGTCCGTGAACATCCTGGGCGACTTCAACCTGGCCGGCGAAATTTGGCTCGTGCGCGAATACTTCAAGAAGATGGGCATCCAGGTCGTGGCCAACATCACGGGCGACGGCCGGGTAGACGACATCCGCCGCTGCCACGGCGCGGGGCTCAACGTGGTGCAGTGCTCGGGCTCGACCATGGACCTCGCCAAGATCATGCAGGACAAGTACGGCGTGCCCTTCATGCGCGTGTCCTACTTCGGCATCGAGGACATGGCCCAGGCCCTGTACGACATCGCCAAGGTCTTCCTGCCCCACGACCCCGACATCCTGCGCCGCACCCAGGAGCTGGTGCGCAACGAGCTGTCCGGGCTCATGCCCAGGCTCAAGGCCCTGCGCAAGGACCTGGAAGGCAAGAAGGCCGCCATCTACGTGGGCGGCGCGTTCAAGGCCTTCTCCCTGGTCAAGGCCTTTCGCCACCTGGGCATGAAGACCGTCATGGTCGGCTCCCAGACCGGCACCCAGGAAGATTACAAAGAGCTGGCCGAGATCACCGACGAGGGCACGATCATTATCGACGACGCCAACCCGCTGGAACTGTCCCGCATCGTCAAGGACAAGGACGTGGACATCCTGGTGGGCGGGGTCAAGGAACGGCCCATCGCCTACAAGCTCGGCGTGGGCTTCTGCGACCACAACCACGAACGCAAGCTGGCCCTGGAGGGCTTCGAGGGCATGTACAACTTCGCCCTGGAGGTCCACCGCACCGTAACCTGCCCAGTCTGGCGCTTCACGCCCCGCCGCTCCGGCGTGCCCATTGGCAAGGCCCCAGCCAGCGAAACATTTACCGCAACCAACGAGGAGGCCTAG
- a CDS encoding molybdopterin-dependent oxidoreductase gives MTKRVITTCTRDCPGCCGLVAEVRGGRVVSLTGDPDHPVTRGRACGKTNAYVKRLAHPERVLHPLRKSNGKSGSWLRVSWEHALDELSERLQTALDSHGPESILNYQGFGERTALTILNARFFALLGGVTTLTGTLCSGTAIAAQNLDMGRRISHDPLDHMNARAIVLWGRNPAVTQAPMMPLLRAARERRQAPILLIDPVRSETAKALADHFIQPRPGTDGFLALAAARIVLDEGLEDGIFLANHADHAHEYLDLLRQQDLGRLLAACDVPEADAQLLARTMARRPAAVLLGWGLHRHKQAHHSVRAIDALAALTGNIGLPGGGVSQGFDEYGPYDQSLWGEDLHPPRRKLSMPRIGAEILAAQQSETPLRVAVVSAANPVCMAPNSGLVAKALDSIPFVAHLGHFLDDTSDHADLFLPCAAFLEETDIVTGYGHNYVGPVNKAMEAPGECRPMFHILRDLARRNPAAGLLDRPDEEWLRRLVRPLEDAGVSFESIMAGPVRIPWAPMAPYTDRRFPTHTGNFRFLTEFGLREPAKDGGYHFLTTGGPRQICSERTLDSHTPLPVVRVHPEEAARLGLADGDEAMLGNDKAELRVALKLDAGLRRDTLAAERGGWLKAGHGVNLLTTDEESDLGRGTPYYGARVRLRQG, from the coding sequence ATGACCAAGCGCGTGATAACCACCTGCACCCGCGACTGTCCCGGCTGCTGCGGCCTCGTGGCCGAGGTGCGCGGCGGGCGGGTGGTTTCGCTCACGGGCGACCCGGACCATCCCGTGACCCGCGGCCGGGCCTGCGGCAAGACGAACGCCTACGTGAAACGGCTGGCGCACCCCGAGCGCGTGCTGCACCCGCTGCGTAAAAGCAACGGCAAGTCCGGGTCATGGCTGCGCGTATCCTGGGAACATGCCCTTGACGAACTGTCCGAGCGGCTGCAAACGGCCTTGGACAGCCACGGGCCCGAAAGCATCCTGAACTACCAAGGCTTCGGCGAGCGCACGGCGCTCACGATCCTCAACGCCCGCTTCTTCGCCCTGCTCGGCGGAGTAACCACCCTGACCGGCACCCTGTGCAGCGGCACGGCCATCGCGGCCCAGAACCTGGACATGGGCCGGCGCATCTCCCACGATCCCCTGGACCACATGAACGCGAGGGCCATCGTGCTCTGGGGCCGTAATCCGGCCGTGACCCAGGCCCCCATGATGCCGCTCTTGCGCGCCGCCAGAGAGCGCCGGCAGGCGCCCATCCTGCTCATCGATCCAGTGCGCAGCGAGACCGCCAAGGCCCTTGCCGACCACTTCATCCAGCCCAGGCCGGGCACGGACGGCTTTCTGGCCCTGGCCGCCGCGCGCATCGTCTTGGACGAGGGGCTGGAGGACGGCATCTTCCTGGCCAACCACGCGGACCATGCCCATGAGTACCTGGATCTGCTTAGGCAACAGGACCTGGGCCGGCTGCTGGCGGCCTGCGATGTGCCCGAGGCCGACGCGCAACTGCTGGCCAGGACCATGGCCCGGCGACCGGCGGCCGTGCTGCTGGGCTGGGGCCTGCACCGCCACAAGCAGGCACACCACAGCGTGCGGGCCATCGACGCCCTGGCCGCCCTCACGGGCAACATCGGCCTGCCGGGCGGCGGCGTGTCCCAGGGCTTCGACGAGTACGGCCCCTACGATCAGTCCTTGTGGGGCGAGGACCTGCACCCGCCGCGCAGGAAGCTGTCCATGCCGCGCATCGGCGCGGAGATCCTGGCCGCCCAGCAGTCGGAGACGCCCCTGCGGGTAGCGGTGGTCAGCGCGGCCAACCCCGTGTGCATGGCCCCCAACTCCGGACTTGTGGCCAAGGCCCTGGACTCCATCCCCTTCGTGGCCCATCTGGGCCATTTCCTGGACGACACCTCGGACCACGCCGACCTGTTCCTGCCCTGCGCGGCCTTCCTGGAGGAGACGGACATCGTGACCGGCTACGGCCACAACTATGTCGGGCCGGTGAACAAGGCCATGGAAGCGCCGGGAGAGTGCCGGCCCATGTTCCACATCTTACGCGACCTGGCCCGGCGCAACCCGGCCGCGGGCCTGCTCGACCGGCCCGACGAGGAGTGGCTGCGCCGCCTGGTGCGGCCCCTGGAGGACGCCGGCGTGAGCTTTGAAAGCATCATGGCCGGGCCGGTGCGCATTCCCTGGGCGCCCATGGCTCCCTACACTGACCGGCGTTTCCCCACGCATACGGGCAACTTTCGTTTCCTCACGGAGTTCGGCCTGCGGGAGCCCGCCAAGGATGGCGGCTACCACTTCCTGACCACGGGCGGGCCGCGCCAGATCTGCTCCGAACGGACCTTGGACAGCCACACGCCCCTGCCCGTGGTGCGCGTGCACCCCGAGGAGGCTGCCCGGCTGGGCTTGGCCGACGGCGACGAGGCCATGCTCGGCAACGACAAGGCGGAGTTGCGTGTGGCGCTCAAGCTGGACGCGGGCCTGCGCCGGGACACCCTGGCTGCCGAGCGCGGCGGCTGGCTCAAGGCAGGCCACGGCGTGAACCTGCTCACCACGGACGAAGAGAGCGACCTGGGTCGGGGCACGCCCTACTACGGGGCGCGGGTGCGGTTGCGTCAGGGCTGA
- a CDS encoding GGDEF domain-containing protein, whose protein sequence is MPLQHPRTHMRGQDKSGPQTEQRAASPIWSRPWGSYAAFVGFTTFTFAAFIAVLFIWIHRESQNQMRELVLAQARSLFESILVTRHWNANLGGVYAVKTDGVQSNPYLEHPDVQTADGRTLTLKNPALMVVEISEHSRQERLFSFRMVGDRPLNPRNGPDQLERVGLEAFRAGDAEFWRMEDLGPAAPAVLHYMAPLRIDAGCLSCHAKQGYEVGDINGAISVRLDIKGALARHDQWFRQAATAAAAASMLLLALVLLYFRRLRRQIAQAQDLCELLANTDVLTGVPNRRQLMARLEEELARAMRTGQPLACALMDVDHFKRVNDTHGHQKGDTVLKALARIAREAVRGYDVVGRFGGEEFLLVLPGTDSEHAMELAERVRLAVHDRLATESGLPSVVTISLGVAMLRPGDNVESLVKRADDALYRAKEKGRNRVEREE, encoded by the coding sequence ATGCCTTTGCAGCACCCCCGTACGCACATGCGCGGACAGGATAAGTCTGGCCCGCAAACCGAGCAGCGCGCGGCCTCGCCCATATGGTCCCGCCCGTGGGGAAGCTATGCCGCGTTCGTGGGCTTCACTACTTTTACCTTTGCCGCGTTTATCGCCGTGCTCTTCATCTGGATCCATCGCGAGAGCCAGAACCAGATGCGCGAACTCGTGCTCGCACAGGCCCGCTCCCTATTTGAAAGCATCCTCGTGACCCGGCATTGGAACGCCAACCTCGGCGGTGTCTACGCCGTGAAGACCGACGGGGTGCAGTCCAATCCTTACCTGGAGCACCCGGACGTTCAGACCGCGGACGGCCGCACGCTGACTCTCAAGAACCCGGCGCTCATGGTCGTGGAAATTTCTGAACACTCGCGGCAGGAACGGCTGTTTAGCTTTCGCATGGTCGGCGACAGGCCCCTAAACCCGCGCAACGGCCCGGACCAGCTGGAGCGCGTAGGACTGGAGGCCTTCCGGGCCGGGGATGCCGAGTTCTGGCGCATGGAGGATCTGGGGCCGGCCGCGCCGGCCGTGCTGCACTACATGGCGCCCTTGCGCATCGATGCGGGCTGTCTGTCTTGCCATGCCAAGCAGGGTTATGAGGTCGGCGATATCAATGGCGCCATTAGCGTGCGCCTGGATATCAAGGGCGCGCTCGCCCGCCATGATCAATGGTTCCGGCAAGCTGCGACGGCCGCCGCGGCTGCCTCGATGCTCCTGCTTGCCCTGGTGCTGCTTTATTTCCGCAGGCTCAGGAGGCAGATCGCCCAGGCCCAGGACCTTTGCGAGCTGCTGGCCAACACGGACGTGCTCACGGGCGTGCCCAATCGCCGTCAGCTCATGGCCCGCCTGGAGGAGGAGTTGGCTCGCGCCATGCGCACCGGGCAGCCGCTGGCTTGCGCGCTCATGGATGTGGACCACTTCAAGCGCGTCAACGACACTCACGGCCACCAGAAGGGCGACACGGTGCTCAAGGCCTTGGCGCGCATCGCGCGTGAAGCAGTGCGCGGCTACGACGTGGTTGGGCGCTTTGGTGGCGAGGAGTTCCTCCTCGTGCTCCCCGGCACGGACTCGGAGCACGCGATGGAGCTGGCCGAGCGCGTGCGTCTGGCCGTGCATGATCGCCTGGCGACCGAATCCGGCCTGCCGAGCGTCGTGACCATCAGCCTCGGCGTTGCCATGCTGCGGCCCGGCGACAATGTGGAGTCCTTGGTCAAGCGCGCCGACGATGCCCTGTATCGGGCCAAGGAGAAGGGCAGGAACAGGGTCGAGCGGGAAGAGTAG
- a CDS encoding EF-hand domain-containing protein yields MKRLAKLCSILAALMLISAPAYAALFGIGEDKESSQQETDQQEQQEQQSQDQSDFSTYDLDQDKNISQDEFDKAKQSGQAPQGQQEMGAQEQPAGQQTQQGQQSGPLQKEFQELDADKDGVISQREFDAASQQGQQNIQDMEFDDADVDQDQNVSQEEFKMAVPAQQQTEAERLYQEFDVDKDGVLDQEEFDKAKMQMQEQAIPIEGGGQQGQQEMGTQEQGQTGSQPGMTDSPQGQQEMSTEEQPSSTDSQTSGQTDGMTTGGSQQQ; encoded by the coding sequence ATGAAACGACTTGCCAAACTGTGCAGCATCCTTGCAGCTCTTATGCTCATTTCGGCTCCAGCCTACGCCGCGCTCTTCGGCATCGGCGAGGACAAGGAAAGCAGCCAGCAAGAGACTGATCAGCAAGAGCAACAAGAGCAACAGAGTCAGGATCAGTCGGACTTCTCCACCTACGATCTTGACCAGGACAAGAACATTTCCCAGGACGAGTTCGATAAGGCCAAGCAAAGCGGCCAAGCCCCGCAAGGACAGCAGGAGATGGGCGCTCAGGAGCAGCCGGCAGGGCAGCAGACCCAGCAAGGCCAGCAAAGCGGGCCGCTGCAGAAGGAATTCCAGGAGCTTGATGCGGACAAGGATGGCGTCATCAGCCAGCGCGAGTTCGACGCCGCATCCCAGCAGGGCCAGCAGAATATCCAGGACATGGAATTCGATGACGCTGACGTGGACCAGGATCAGAATGTCAGCCAGGAAGAGTTCAAGATGGCCGTGCCCGCGCAGCAGCAGACCGAGGCCGAGCGGCTCTACCAGGAATTCGATGTGGATAAGGATGGCGTGCTTGACCAGGAAGAGTTCGACAAGGCCAAGATGCAGATGCAGGAGCAAGCCATTCCCATCGAAGGCGGCGGCCAGCAGGGTCAGCAGGAGATGGGTACCCAGGAGCAGGGACAGACGGGCAGCCAGCCCGGCATGACCGATTCTCCTCAAGGCCAGCAGGAAATGAGCACCGAGGAGCAGCCAAGCTCGACGGACAGCCAGACATCTGGCCAAACCGACGGCATGACCACCGGCGGCAGCCAGCAGCAATAA
- the speD gene encoding adenosylmethionine decarboxylase, translating into MMKSASLGNHCILELTGCPVDILSDEQRIREAIAKVSESSLSALLQLSSHKIPNQGVTALGLLAESHISIHTWPTLGYAAVDIFTSGDAARPSKACDLLCKFLRAEGHSMKVLPRGRRIGRAVSPTQVLQAKVAMA; encoded by the coding sequence ATGATGAAAAGCGCCAGCCTCGGGAATCACTGCATTCTCGAACTGACCGGCTGCCCGGTCGATATTCTGAGCGATGAGCAGCGCATTCGCGAAGCCATCGCCAAGGTCAGCGAATCTTCCCTTTCCGCCCTGCTTCAATTGAGCAGCCACAAGATCCCGAACCAAGGAGTCACGGCTCTAGGGCTTCTGGCGGAATCCCATATATCCATTCATACTTGGCCTACCCTGGGCTACGCCGCCGTGGACATCTTCACGTCCGGCGACGCCGCGCGACCTTCCAAGGCCTGCGATCTGCTCTGCAAGTTTCTGCGCGCCGAAGGCCACTCCATGAAGGTCCTGCCGCGCGGCAGACGCATTGGCCGAGCCGTGTCTCCGACCCAAGTCCTGCAAGCAAAGGTCGCCATGGCCTGA
- a CDS encoding deoxyribonuclease IV — protein MPFLGAHMSASGGLHKAVERISAIGGQALQVFTRNQRQWKAAPVTDHEAEAFRQAVQAWGYGHHMASHDSYLINLASPQPEIADKSRAALAEELARCGKLGIPLLVLHPGAHLGTGVADGLAKLTENLDAALEQAASLNKDTESVTVLLENTAGQGSSLGSSFEELAEVMTCSRHSARLGVCLDTCHAFAAGFDLRTDEGYAATFAAIAGTFGLERVRLFHVNDAKTSLGSRVDRHEHIGQGNIGLEAFRRLLNDARFVNLPMVLETPKDSGDGLEQDRVNLEMLHNLLGQAAGHVSP, from the coding sequence ATGCCGTTTCTTGGCGCACACATGTCCGCGAGCGGCGGCCTGCACAAGGCCGTGGAGCGCATTTCCGCCATTGGCGGCCAGGCCTTGCAGGTCTTCACGCGCAACCAGCGCCAGTGGAAGGCCGCGCCCGTCACGGACCATGAGGCCGAGGCCTTCCGCCAGGCCGTGCAGGCCTGGGGATATGGCCACCACATGGCCAGCCACGACTCCTACCTCATCAACCTGGCCTCGCCCCAGCCCGAGATCGCGGACAAGTCTCGTGCGGCCCTTGCCGAGGAGCTGGCGCGCTGCGGCAAGTTGGGCATCCCCCTGCTCGTGCTGCACCCCGGCGCACACCTGGGAACGGGTGTGGCAGACGGCTTGGCCAAATTGACGGAGAACCTGGACGCCGCCCTGGAGCAAGCGGCCAGCCTGAACAAAGACACGGAAAGCGTGACGGTGCTGCTGGAGAACACGGCCGGCCAGGGCAGCAGCCTGGGCAGCAGCTTCGAGGAACTGGCCGAGGTCATGACCTGCTCGCGTCATTCCGCACGGCTAGGCGTGTGCCTGGACACCTGCCACGCCTTTGCCGCGGGCTTCGACTTGCGCACAGACGAGGGCTACGCCGCTACCTTCGCGGCCATTGCCGGGACATTCGGTTTGGAACGCGTGCGCCTGTTCCATGTGAATGACGCCAAGACGAGCCTGGGCTCACGCGTGGACCGTCACGAGCACATCGGGCAGGGCAATATTGGGCTGGAGGCATTTCGCCGGCTGCTGAACGACGCGCGCTTCGTAAACCTTCCCATGGTCCTGGAGACGCCCAAGGACTCGGGTGACGGGCTGGAGCAGGACCGCGTGAATCTGGAAATGCTACACAATCTGCTTGGACAGGCCGCAGGCCATGTTTCGCCTTGA